In Natronococcus occultus SP4, the following proteins share a genomic window:
- a CDS encoding primary-amine oxidase — MAQVEAPAVDHPLDPLTAEEIEAAADIFEAETDLDGEIKYHNITLAEPPKPKVKEFEPGDTFDRKAAIVAREDGETYEATVSLAENTVLEYEHLPDVEPAVMPEEIEEAREIVKNDPEWREAAAKRGVENFDLVMVDPWSASGFEPEEHKGKRLCRALSWIKTSENDNGRARPIEGLFAFVDLDEMKVVEIEDNGVPDEDSPLPPEDADYRADRVETRDDYEHLDVVQPDGPSWEVDGNKVEWLDWELRVGWTAREGLVFHDVKFNDGDESRQVLHRASACEMAVPYGDPDPNHSWKNAFDIGEYHAGRMANQLTEGCDCLGVMKYFDVEMNTIEGEAETLESAICMHEEDDGILWKHTEERKPHTEVRRRRRLVISFIATVYNYDYAFYWYFYPDGGIEAEVRLTGIDSNGVVPADETAEDTYGQYAIVAPQVKAPIHQHFFNFRLDFDIDDSSMRAYEVHNEPTGSERDRKNGFRAKETLLERENEARQDIDPNRGRYWRIASSETENSYGRSCGYKLEPHTNVSAPMKPTSSYMRRSGFIQNHFWVTPYNDSERFAAGDYPNLNDDTTGLTEWTEEDRSLVDEDLVVWYTQGVNHVPRAEDWPVLPVEIASFHLKPEGFLDSNPSISLPAEPCHTEHDITSPDNGSSGDDCSSADD, encoded by the coding sequence ATGGCACAAGTAGAAGCTCCGGCGGTCGACCATCCGCTCGACCCACTAACAGCCGAGGAAATTGAAGCCGCTGCCGACATCTTCGAGGCAGAAACGGATCTCGATGGCGAGATCAAATACCACAACATCACGCTCGCAGAGCCACCGAAACCCAAGGTAAAGGAGTTCGAACCAGGGGACACGTTCGATCGAAAGGCGGCGATCGTCGCGAGGGAAGACGGCGAGACGTACGAAGCGACGGTTTCACTCGCTGAGAACACCGTTCTCGAGTACGAGCACCTGCCGGACGTCGAGCCCGCGGTGATGCCGGAAGAGATCGAGGAAGCTCGCGAGATCGTCAAAAACGATCCCGAATGGCGAGAGGCGGCGGCAAAACGCGGCGTCGAGAATTTCGATCTCGTTATGGTTGACCCCTGGTCGGCCAGCGGGTTCGAGCCGGAAGAGCACAAGGGGAAACGTCTCTGTCGGGCGCTCTCGTGGATCAAGACGAGCGAGAACGACAACGGTCGCGCGCGGCCGATCGAGGGACTGTTCGCGTTCGTTGACCTCGACGAGATGAAGGTCGTAGAGATCGAGGACAACGGCGTTCCGGACGAGGACAGTCCGCTGCCACCCGAGGACGCGGACTACCGGGCCGATAGAGTCGAGACGAGAGACGACTACGAACACTTAGACGTCGTCCAGCCCGACGGCCCCAGTTGGGAGGTCGACGGGAACAAGGTCGAGTGGCTCGACTGGGAGTTGCGCGTCGGCTGGACCGCTCGGGAGGGACTCGTCTTCCACGACGTCAAGTTCAACGACGGCGACGAATCGCGACAGGTCCTTCATCGTGCATCTGCCTGTGAGATGGCTGTTCCCTACGGCGATCCGGACCCAAACCACTCCTGGAAGAACGCCTTCGATATCGGCGAGTATCACGCCGGTCGAATGGCCAATCAGCTCACTGAAGGCTGTGACTGTCTCGGCGTCATGAAGTACTTCGACGTCGAGATGAATACTATCGAGGGTGAGGCCGAGACCCTCGAGAGTGCAATTTGTATGCACGAGGAAGACGACGGCATCCTCTGGAAACACACCGAGGAGCGCAAACCCCACACTGAGGTCCGACGACGCCGCCGACTCGTCATCTCCTTTATCGCGACGGTCTACAACTACGATTACGCCTTCTACTGGTACTTCTATCCCGATGGTGGCATCGAGGCCGAAGTCCGCCTGACTGGCATCGACTCGAACGGCGTTGTCCCAGCCGACGAGACTGCCGAAGACACCTACGGCCAGTATGCGATCGTCGCGCCCCAGGTGAAGGCTCCGATTCACCAGCACTTCTTCAACTTCCGACTTGACTTCGACATCGACGACAGTTCGATGCGGGCCTACGAGGTACACAACGAACCGACAGGTAGCGAACGGGATCGGAAGAACGGCTTCCGGGCAAAGGAGACACTGCTGGAGCGGGAGAACGAGGCCCGACAGGATATCGATCCAAACCGAGGACGCTACTGGCGGATCGCCAGCAGCGAGACCGAAAACTCCTACGGGCGGAGCTGTGGCTACAAGCTCGAGCCCCACACCAACGTCTCGGCGCCGATGAAGCCGACTTCGAGCTACATGCGCCGTTCGGGGTTCATTCAGAACCATTTCTGGGTGACGCCGTACAACGACAGCGAGCGGTTCGCCGCAGGCGACTATCCGAACCTCAACGACGACACAACCGGACTGACCGAGTGGACCGAAGAGGATCGGTCGCTCGTCGACGAGGACCTCGTTGTCTGGTACACCCAAGGGGTCAATCACGTGCCTCGGGCGGAAGATTGGCCCGTTCTACCGGTCGAGATCGCGAGCTTCCACCTCAAGCCAGAGGGGTTCCTCGACAGCAACCCCTCGATCTCCCTGCCGGCCGAGCCGTGTCACACCGAGCACGACATCACTAGTCCCGACAACGGTTCGTCCGGCGACGACTGCTCGTCTGCCGACGACTGA
- the lrp gene encoding HTH-type transcriptional regulator Lrp: MTYENLDTELMNELLGDGRASLRSLAEDLDVSVTTVSNHLSDLEDEGVIKGYTPIVDYDALGYDVTAVMQLKVEGSALGEITETLQDHDQMMSVYEVTGDYDIIAIGKFKDTDDMNDQIKALVTDPDIKQSNTSIVLNNVAENVQFELETEDEE; encoded by the coding sequence ATGACCTACGAAAACCTGGATACGGAACTAATGAACGAGCTCCTTGGCGACGGACGCGCTAGCTTACGGAGTCTCGCTGAAGACCTTGACGTCTCGGTGACGACAGTTTCGAACCATCTCTCCGACCTCGAGGACGAGGGCGTTATCAAGGGCTATACGCCGATTGTCGACTACGACGCTCTTGGCTACGACGTCACCGCGGTAATGCAGCTTAAAGTCGAAGGCAGTGCACTCGGTGAAATCACAGAGACATTACAGGACCATGACCAGATGATGTCCGTCTACGAAGTGACTGGCGACTATGACATCATCGCTATCGGCAAGTTCAAAGATACCGATGACATGAACGATCAGATCAAGGCGCTGGTTACCGATCCGGATATCAAGCAGTCGAATACTAGTATCGTCCTGAATAACGTTGCCGAAAACGTGCAGTTCGAACTCGAAACTGAAGACGAAGAGTAA
- a CDS encoding Rrf2 family transcriptional regulator, protein MPSIELTANQKMVLRTLTNLYKQSDGTVKGDDIADQADRNPGTIRNQMQSLKSLQLVEGIPGPKGGYKPTAAAYEALGIQQMDEPATVSLKHEGESEETIIEGITLSSVHHPELCRAEIHIQKTIDGFQEGEPVSVGPTPLAELTIKGVVDGKDDTNNVLILQIDEMVTEATGETPRL, encoded by the coding sequence ATGCCGTCGATTGAGCTCACAGCAAACCAGAAGATGGTTCTACGTACGCTGACGAATCTCTACAAGCAATCTGATGGCACAGTCAAAGGTGATGATATCGCCGATCAGGCCGATCGTAACCCGGGGACAATACGTAACCAGATGCAGAGTCTAAAATCGCTCCAACTGGTTGAAGGGATCCCCGGGCCGAAGGGCGGTTACAAGCCGACAGCGGCAGCCTATGAAGCTCTCGGAATCCAGCAGATGGACGAACCAGCTACGGTCTCACTCAAACACGAAGGTGAGTCTGAAGAGACTATTATCGAAGGGATTACCCTTTCAAGCGTTCATCATCCTGAGCTTTGCCGAGCAGAGATCCATATTCAGAAAACGATCGACGGCTTCCAGGAAGGCGAGCCAGTCAGCGTTGGCCCGACCCCGCTCGCAGAGCTCACGATCAAGGGAGTCGTCGACGGGAAGGACGACACGAACAACGTTCTTATACTCCAGATTGACGAGATGGTTACAGAAGCGACAGGCGAAACCCCACGACTGTAA
- a CDS encoding DUF5786 family protein, with protein MGMGNYDQSEYERREQAISEVDSRSEDQPTEYQGKVIFEENVSTEDLLRSLQQMKSEE; from the coding sequence ATGGGAATGGGCAACTATGATCAGAGCGAGTACGAGCGCCGTGAGCAAGCAATCTCTGAAGTGGACTCTCGTTCCGAAGATCAGCCTACCGAATACCAGGGTAAGGTAATCTTTGAAGAGAACGTCTCAACCGAGGACCTCCTCAGAAGCTTACAGCAGATGAAGTCAGAGGAGTAG
- a CDS encoding transcription initiation factor IIB, translating into MVWSVRLRDEEQETEQSEAETTLSTCSECGSSDVVQHPSPGERICENCGLVIEEGMIDSGPEWRAFNHQERQNKSRVGAPTTQTIHDKGLTTQIDWKNKDAYGRSISSKKRSQMNRLRKWQTRIRTKDAGERNLQFALSEIERMASALGVPKAVREVTSVIYRRALQEDLIRGRSIEGVATAALYAGCRQEGIPRSLEEVTEVSRIERIEISRTYRYISNELGLELLPIDPKQYVPRFTSKLDLSQEVETKAKEIIDETADPLLSGRGPSGFAAAAIYAATLLCNEKRTQKDVADVAQVTEVTIRNRYQEQIEMLDVY; encoded by the coding sequence ATGGTCTGGTCTGTTCGACTCCGTGACGAGGAGCAAGAAACGGAGCAATCCGAGGCCGAAACAACTCTCTCCACATGCTCCGAATGTGGATCAAGTGACGTAGTCCAACATCCTAGTCCGGGTGAGCGGATCTGTGAGAACTGTGGACTCGTCATCGAAGAAGGCATGATCGATTCAGGTCCAGAATGGCGTGCTTTCAACCACCAGGAACGACAGAATAAGTCGCGTGTCGGTGCTCCAACAACCCAGACGATACACGACAAGGGACTCACTACCCAGATCGACTGGAAGAACAAGGATGCGTACGGACGCTCGATTTCCTCGAAGAAGCGTTCGCAGATGAACCGACTCCGGAAGTGGCAAACCCGCATCCGGACGAAAGATGCCGGTGAGCGAAATCTGCAGTTCGCACTCAGCGAGATCGAACGTATGGCGAGTGCGCTTGGTGTTCCAAAGGCAGTTCGTGAGGTCACAAGTGTGATTTACCGACGAGCACTGCAGGAAGATCTGATTCGAGGACGATCAATCGAAGGTGTGGCCACAGCCGCGCTGTATGCCGGCTGTCGGCAAGAGGGCATTCCACGTTCATTGGAGGAGGTCACGGAGGTGTCACGGATCGAGCGAATCGAGATCAGCCGTACCTATCGATATATCTCGAACGAACTTGGTCTCGAATTGCTTCCTATCGATCCGAAGCAGTACGTGCCCCGCTTTACTTCGAAGCTTGACCTCTCTCAGGAGGTCGAAACGAAAGCCAAGGAAATCATCGACGAAACGGCCGATCCATTACTCTCCGGAAGAGGTCCGTCAGGGTTTGCTGCTGCCGCTATCTATGCTGCTACGTTGCTCTGCAACGAGAAGCGGACACAGAAAGACGTCGCAGATGTAGCTCAAGTCACCGAAGTCACCATTCGCAACCGGTATCAGGAACAAATCGAGATGCTAGACGTCTATTGA
- a CDS encoding TRAM domain-containing protein, with the protein MEISEKLLCVFTAKVEEQDDTYVIEVPKRELNVGDVELAEGYRTALFPSRSSDRGDQSGQTRESSRAPHPEPPATEGETRTVEIENTGEQGDGITRVERGYVIIVPETTPGDRVKIKVTDVQENVAFAEVLEHEDT; encoded by the coding sequence ATGGAGATTTCTGAAAAGCTACTGTGTGTATTTACCGCTAAGGTCGAAGAACAGGACGATACATACGTAATTGAGGTCCCCAAACGCGAACTCAATGTTGGCGATGTAGAATTAGCGGAAGGGTATCGGACAGCGCTCTTTCCGTCTCGCTCGTCGGATCGAGGCGACCAGTCGGGGCAGACGCGAGAGTCGTCCAGGGCCCCACATCCTGAGCCACCGGCCACGGAGGGAGAAACACGGACTGTCGAGATCGAGAACACTGGAGAACAAGGGGATGGGATTACTCGTGTCGAACGCGGTTACGTGATCATTGTTCCCGAAACGACACCGGGAGATCGTGTCAAAATCAAAGTCACCGACGTTCAGGAGAACGTGGCCTTCGCCGAGGTCCTCGAGCACGAGGACACGTAG
- a CDS encoding deoxyhypusine synthase gives MTDDSHDHVVPGSETELDTPDVQGYDFRGEFDFEELLSSYETTGFQATQLAEAIGIAKQMQEDDATVYLTFTSNIISSGLRETVAYLVREGYVDVIITTSGALTEDVIKTAKPFKLGEWDADEASLRDRGINRLGNIFVPSDRYVWLEEYLYDFFDDFFAEEKVRTPTAFARELGHTLEDEDSVLNQAAKNDVPVYCPALTDAEVGNFLYYYRQGYDSEVGIEILDDYDSLIEDGLLADRTGLIAVGGGVPKHHAIMTNLFRGGADYVVYISTGMEGDGSLSGAPPNEAVSWGKIKNDETNYTQVEAEATLVFPLLVAGAFAH, from the coding sequence ATGACCGACGACTCTCATGATCACGTCGTTCCTGGAAGCGAAACAGAGCTAGATACGCCAGACGTCCAAGGATATGACTTCCGTGGCGAATTTGACTTCGAGGAACTGCTCTCGTCTTACGAGACCACGGGGTTCCAGGCCACGCAGCTCGCAGAAGCCATTGGGATTGCCAAGCAGATGCAGGAAGACGATGCCACGGTCTATCTGACGTTTACCTCGAATATCATCTCGTCTGGGCTGCGTGAGACCGTTGCGTATCTCGTTCGTGAGGGGTACGTCGACGTCATTATCACCACCTCCGGAGCACTGACGGAGGACGTCATCAAGACGGCGAAACCCTTCAAGCTGGGTGAGTGGGACGCTGATGAGGCTTCGCTTCGCGACCGGGGAATCAACAGACTCGGAAACATCTTCGTTCCCTCCGACCGGTACGTCTGGTTGGAAGAGTACCTCTACGACTTCTTCGACGACTTTTTCGCAGAGGAGAAGGTTCGAACGCCGACGGCCTTCGCCCGTGAGCTCGGCCACACGCTCGAGGACGAAGATTCGGTCCTGAATCAGGCCGCGAAGAACGACGTGCCGGTCTACTGTCCGGCACTGACGGACGCCGAGGTCGGCAACTTTCTCTACTACTATCGGCAAGGGTACGATTCGGAGGTCGGAATCGAAATTCTGGACGATTACGATTCGCTCATCGAGGACGGATTGCTCGCGGACAGGACGGGGCTCATCGCGGTCGGTGGCGGCGTTCCCAAACATCACGCGATCATGACGAATCTGTTCCGCGGCGGCGCGGACTACGTCGTATATATATCGACTGGAATGGAGGGTGATGGATCCCTCTCCGGAGCGCCGCCAAACGAAGCCGTATCATGGGGGAAGATCAAGAATGACGAAACGAATTATACACAGGTGGAAGCAGAGGCGACGCTCGTGTTTCCTCTGCTAGTGGCGGGCGCGTTTGCTCACTGA
- a CDS encoding TATA-box-binding protein — protein MTDPTDTITIENVVASGDTGREFDLQTLAEDLDNAQYDPKTFPGIVYRIDEPKSAGLIFHTGKVVCTGSKSVEDINKSVESIFNAFERLGISIEENPFTVQNIVSSADLGYSLNLNAVAVGLGLGQIEYEPEQFPGLVYRLDEPDVVALLFGSGKTVITGGTEVQDATNAVNVIASKLEDLGLNS, from the coding sequence ATGACTGATCCCACAGACACCATTACTATCGAAAACGTAGTCGCCTCAGGCGATACTGGACGGGAGTTCGATCTCCAGACACTGGCCGAAGACCTCGACAACGCACAATACGATCCGAAGACGTTTCCAGGTATTGTCTACCGCATAGATGAGCCGAAATCTGCTGGTCTGATATTTCATACGGGGAAAGTCGTCTGCACCGGATCGAAGAGTGTCGAAGATATCAACAAATCAGTCGAGTCTATTTTCAATGCGTTCGAACGTCTAGGAATTTCAATTGAAGAAAACCCCTTCACTGTCCAAAATATCGTCTCATCAGCGGATCTGGGATACTCTCTTAACCTCAATGCTGTTGCTGTCGGTTTAGGGCTAGGACAGATCGAATACGAACCTGAACAGTTCCCTGGACTCGTCTATCGGCTTGACGAACCGGACGTCGTTGCATTGCTTTTTGGGAGCGGAAAGACTGTCATCACTGGCGGTACGGAGGTCCAAGACGCAACAAATGCTGTTAACGTTATTGCCTCAAAACTCGAGGACTTAGGACTTAACTCCTGA
- a CDS encoding acetate--CoA ligase encodes MDETRAVPSLLDIPADRYWPPEAFLRDANVTDLVASGHPNEEWPRQWEDAASLLAWDDPYSTLIDDEDAPFYRWFVDGTLNACTNCIDRHISTQKNQVALRWEGKRGEQRTYTYYDLYREVSAVAAALRDLGVEEGDVVTLYLPKLPELPITMLACARIGALHNVVFAGFAPDALVERMRHIDSQALVTCDGSFRDEAVINQKRKADAALASLEKSIPTLVVNRLGKSHDTTLTNDQYDYESLVETYSGTDVPPVSREATDPLFHIHTSGTTGDPRRMTHATGGYLAGVAWTAQTVFDLSSATSLWCTADIGWITGHSYVVYGPLLSGSTVVLVEGSLHYPDRHRPWEVIEQNSVEVFYTTPGIVRTFMKWGESFPAAHDLSSLRLLGTVGEPIGPDTWEWFYTHVGERQCPIVNTWWQTETGCVLLSPIPGIDEMKPGSVGKPLPGVEIEIVDANGQELPPGEPGYLTIVRPWPSMLTPLESDWYWVLAEYWQTFSDPRADSWRYFTGDQAVIDDDGDVWIIGRDDDVITIGNRRLGTAELEAAITTVDGVTEAAAVAERSGGDTALCVFATLTQGPQDRNSVRKTITETVAERIGEFARPTAIVFTPELPETYSGKTMYRVLEHVVNARPHSDSDSLRNPAIVGELNTVWNEH; translated from the coding sequence ATGGACGAAACGAGAGCTGTGCCATCGCTCCTCGATATCCCAGCGGATCGCTACTGGCCCCCAGAAGCGTTTCTTCGTGATGCGAACGTAACAGATCTCGTTGCTAGTGGTCACCCGAACGAAGAGTGGCCGAGACAGTGGGAGGATGCCGCGTCGCTACTCGCATGGGACGACCCGTACAGTACGCTCATCGACGACGAGGACGCGCCCTTCTACCGATGGTTCGTCGATGGTACGTTGAATGCATGCACAAACTGTATCGACCGCCATATCTCCACTCAGAAAAATCAGGTCGCACTACGGTGGGAGGGCAAACGAGGAGAGCAGCGAACATACACTTACTACGATCTCTATCGCGAGGTGTCAGCTGTTGCGGCCGCTCTTCGAGATCTCGGCGTCGAAGAAGGTGACGTCGTCACGCTCTATTTGCCAAAACTTCCAGAGTTGCCAATTACAATGCTCGCCTGTGCTCGTATCGGGGCGCTTCACAACGTTGTTTTCGCTGGTTTCGCTCCCGACGCACTCGTCGAGCGCATGCGGCATATCGACTCACAAGCGCTTGTCACCTGCGATGGTAGTTTCCGTGACGAAGCCGTGATCAACCAGAAACGGAAGGCCGATGCAGCACTCGCCTCGCTCGAGAAATCTATTCCGACGCTTGTTGTGAATCGGCTAGGGAAGAGTCACGATACGACTCTTACTAACGACCAGTATGACTATGAGTCTCTCGTCGAAACGTACAGTGGCACGGACGTACCACCAGTCTCGCGGGAGGCAACCGATCCACTCTTCCATATCCATACCTCGGGGACAACTGGCGATCCACGACGAATGACTCATGCAACCGGAGGCTATCTTGCGGGTGTCGCCTGGACGGCCCAGACCGTCTTTGATCTCTCGTCAGCAACTTCACTCTGGTGTACGGCTGATATTGGATGGATTACTGGGCACTCCTACGTCGTCTATGGACCCCTTCTCTCGGGTTCGACCGTCGTCCTCGTAGAGGGCAGTCTTCACTATCCGGATCGACACCGTCCATGGGAGGTGATCGAGCAAAACAGCGTCGAGGTCTTCTACACGACCCCAGGAATCGTTCGAACCTTCATGAAGTGGGGCGAATCGTTTCCCGCAGCCCATGATCTCTCATCGCTACGGCTATTGGGGACCGTCGGTGAGCCAATTGGGCCAGATACCTGGGAGTGGTTCTATACTCACGTCGGCGAAAGGCAATGTCCGATCGTCAACACGTGGTGGCAGACTGAAACCGGATGCGTTCTCCTCTCACCCATCCCAGGAATTGACGAGATGAAGCCAGGATCGGTTGGCAAACCACTACCAGGAGTTGAAATCGAGATCGTAGACGCGAACGGACAGGAGCTTCCACCGGGTGAACCCGGCTATTTGACGATCGTCCGTCCTTGGCCGTCGATGCTCACTCCTCTCGAGAGCGATTGGTACTGGGTTCTTGCGGAATACTGGCAAACCTTCTCGGATCCCCGAGCCGATAGCTGGCGGTATTTCACTGGTGACCAAGCCGTCATTGACGATGACGGCGATGTATGGATCATCGGCCGTGACGACGATGTGATCACGATCGGAAACCGTCGGCTCGGAACCGCCGAACTCGAAGCTGCGATTACGACCGTCGATGGCGTTACCGAAGCCGCTGCAGTTGCCGAGAGATCCGGTGGAGACACCGCTCTCTGTGTCTTCGCAACGCTCACACAGGGACCGCAGGATCGGAACTCCGTTCGGAAAACGATTACAGAGACGGTTGCTGAACGGATCGGCGAGTTTGCCCGGCCGACAGCCATCGTATTCACGCCCGAACTACCCGAAACCTATTCTGGGAAAACGATGTACCGCGTCCTCGAACATGTTGTCAACGCGAGGCCACATTCGGACAGCGATTCTCTCAGAAATCCAGCAATTGTCGGTGAACTCAACACAGTATGGAATGAGCACTGA
- a CDS encoding IclR family transcriptional regulator, whose protein sequence is MGKQTAKTTERSLSIINTIQNLGGATASELATELEIAKSTIHVHLRTLLENGYLAREGEQYHIGLRFLNHGEYARSRKRAYMLAKNTVNKISDQTDEEVEFVVRNNNRGILVHESFHQDSQFPVKEQHAPNMATSAGIYYHLHNVATGKAILAELSDDHVEDVLDEWGLPAQTEQTITDRETLFDELERIREEGIAFTDEEYVDGLREVGRRVKTPDGSVLGAIAIIGPKYRFSSERFIDELPTLLRNHVEDLETAIEETYMDGFR, encoded by the coding sequence ATGGGGAAACAAACGGCGAAAACAACAGAACGATCACTCTCGATAATAAATACGATTCAGAATCTGGGTGGGGCAACGGCGAGTGAGCTGGCTACCGAATTAGAGATCGCAAAAAGTACGATTCACGTGCATCTCAGAACACTTCTCGAAAACGGGTACCTCGCAAGAGAGGGGGAACAGTATCATATCGGGTTACGATTTCTGAATCACGGGGAGTACGCGAGATCGCGAAAGAGGGCGTATATGTTAGCCAAAAATACCGTAAATAAGATTTCCGACCAGACGGACGAAGAGGTCGAATTCGTCGTCCGGAATAATAACCGGGGAATTCTGGTGCACGAATCGTTCCATCAGGATAGCCAATTTCCCGTCAAGGAGCAACACGCACCGAATATGGCGACCTCCGCCGGCATCTACTATCATCTTCACAACGTTGCGACTGGGAAGGCGATCCTTGCTGAACTCTCCGACGATCATGTCGAGGACGTCCTTGACGAGTGGGGACTGCCAGCACAGACCGAGCAGACGATTACGGATCGGGAGACGCTTTTTGATGAACTGGAGCGGATTCGCGAGGAAGGCATCGCATTTACCGACGAAGAGTATGTAGACGGATTACGCGAGGTCGGAAGGCGGGTAAAGACTCCCGATGGAAGTGTTCTGGGTGCGATCGCTATTATCGGGCCGAAGTACAGATTCTCGAGCGAACGATTTATTGACGAACTGCCTACTCTTCTCAGAAACCATGTCGAGGACCTAGAAACGGCGATCGAGGAAACGTATATGGACGGTTTCCGGTAG